A window from Sinanaerobacter sp. ZZT-01 encodes these proteins:
- a CDS encoding S-layer homology domain-containing protein produces the protein MNRKNEKNISRILVVSLALSLSIPSYAAASNVTISIDQEGTSIQEKQDNLQENPLIPKLNIKLFDAMTSYYELIEKYNLANTESDKKAVLDELTVIVTAVHEVIPNLTFNEYENILNGKNPEGATLADLLDFFGEESTQLFYTKGNSRFVNGELDEPELKLDADKVYEYNTKLLYIKTIYTNASKEEKEDIQDTLTLFKSTLTGYENTETVLATLDSILSGVETETPKEEQTSVTSFNDVPSSHWAYKDIMTMVSKGAIAGTTAPVNGVGTYNPNGSVTLGQFLAISTRLVASDKIQAGNYAHWATPNYNAAIESNLIRSSDFESTPASLNANISREDMAYILVNIAKANGETLNITSGIQNKIKDFNSISPERQNVVLQAYSNGLLAGDNYGKFNPHDTATRAQIAAVFCRVMNYVSRPSVSVDTPSTDPSTPVVTGYVITEAGETQGMLRSAYSRQYDLQALQGIRVGSDSKGVYVTFTAPQLPTEISKDFTFQFVSDVYKSNGDYFANNIEVNLKSGETKTVYFVADGEAVSKSQIANMYVSVKIMNSDNKFMMSHRADTDSKSKVLESWYDGSKESVNFDSSAIFSGIGK, from the coding sequence ATGAATAGAAAAAATGAAAAAAATATTTCAAGAATTTTAGTAGTCAGTTTGGCTCTATCTTTGTCTATACCCTCTTATGCTGCTGCAAGCAATGTAACAATCTCTATAGACCAAGAAGGAACCTCCATACAAGAAAAACAAGATAACCTTCAAGAAAATCCTCTCATACCCAAACTCAATATAAAGTTGTTTGATGCTATGACTTCATATTACGAACTTATAGAAAAATACAATTTAGCAAATACAGAATCAGATAAAAAAGCTGTTTTGGATGAGTTAACTGTAATAGTCACTGCAGTACATGAAGTTATACCCAACTTAACCTTTAATGAATATGAAAATATTCTAAACGGTAAAAACCCTGAGGGCGCAACACTAGCAGACCTTTTAGATTTCTTTGGTGAGGAAAGTACACAATTATTTTATACTAAAGGTAATAGTCGCTTTGTGAATGGTGAGCTAGACGAACCTGAATTGAAATTAGATGCTGATAAGGTATACGAATACAATACTAAACTACTATATATAAAAACCATCTATACTAATGCATCTAAAGAAGAAAAAGAAGACATTCAAGACACCCTAACTTTATTTAAATCTACTCTTACTGGTTATGAAAACACTGAAACTGTTCTTGCTACTCTCGATAGTATTCTCTCTGGTGTTGAAACAGAAACACCAAAAGAAGAACAAACTTCGGTAACATCCTTTAATGACGTCCCTTCCTCCCATTGGGCATACAAAGACATTATGACAATGGTAAGCAAGGGAGCAATAGCAGGTACAACAGCACCGGTTAATGGTGTAGGAACGTATAACCCTAATGGAAGTGTAACGTTGGGTCAGTTCCTTGCAATCTCTACACGTTTAGTAGCGTCAGATAAGATACAAGCGGGTAATTATGCTCATTGGGCTACACCAAATTATAATGCAGCCATTGAGAGTAATTTAATTAGAAGTTCAGATTTTGAAAGTACACCAGCATCTTTAAATGCTAATATCAGCCGTGAGGATATGGCTTATATTTTGGTGAATATAGCAAAGGCAAATGGTGAAACCTTAAATATCACTTCTGGTATTCAGAATAAGATAAAGGATTTCAATTCCATTTCTCCTGAAAGACAGAATGTGGTTTTACAAGCCTATTCCAATGGCTTGCTTGCAGGTGACAATTATGGCAAGTTTAATCCTCATGACACAGCAACCAGAGCTCAAATCGCAGCAGTGTTTTGTAGGGTAATGAACTATGTATCACGTCCTTCTGTTTCCGTAGATACCCCTTCAACAGACCCATCCACTCCTGTAGTTACAGGTTATGTAATAACAGAAGCAGGTGAAACTCAGGGTATGTTAAGGTCAGCTTATTCCCGTCAGTATGACCTACAAGCCTTACAGGGTATAAGAGTAGGTTCAGACAGCAAGGGTGTTTATGTAACCTTCACAGCTCCTCAGTTACCAACAGAGATTTCAAAAGACTTTACTTTCCAATTTGTATCTGATGTTTACAAGTCCAATGGTGATTATTTTGCAAATAATATTGAAGTAAACCTAAAATCAGGTGAAACTAAGACAGTTTACTTTGTTGCAGATGGTGAGGCCGTATCAAAATCTCAAATAGCAAATATGTATGTGTCAGTAAAAATAATGAATAGTGACAATAAGTTTATGATGAGCCATCGTGCAGACACAGATTCAAAATCAAAGGTATTAGAATCTTGGTATGACGGTTCAAAAGAATCCGTAAACTTTGATAGTTCAGCAATATTTAGTGGTATAGGTAAGTAA
- a CDS encoding YkvA family protein, whose product MKYIVECRLRNGFNVHAIVNETVPNNAVKKACNYVKNIGREYAVIPEDCSVQKWDTKNDNNTASNRLFDYYVVDMMGQVYTGSIKGHGIKTAYNNLINKQKVNYKVVVLMDGVQNKKMRKQRGEKSTLKAKDVLKSKGQTVAVFSKAMEKSESIQGVPILREVSLMFSMVVDYMQGKYKEVPLGTIIGITAAVIYFVSPVDVIPDFIPVIGQADDVAVITWAIKHARKDLEAYAEWKNNQKTSA is encoded by the coding sequence ATGAAGTATATAGTAGAGTGTCGATTGAGAAATGGGTTTAATGTGCATGCTATTGTGAATGAAACTGTACCTAATAATGCAGTAAAAAAAGCTTGTAATTATGTTAAAAATATAGGTAGAGAGTATGCAGTAATACCGGAAGATTGTTCTGTTCAGAAGTGGGATACAAAAAATGACAATAACACAGCAAGTAACAGACTGTTTGATTATTACGTAGTAGACATGATGGGGCAAGTATATACAGGGTCTATTAAAGGGCATGGTATAAAAACGGCTTATAATAATCTAATAAATAAGCAAAAAGTAAATTACAAAGTTGTAGTTTTAATGGATGGTGTACAAAATAAAAAGATGCGAAAGCAACGTGGTGAAAAGAGTACTTTAAAAGCCAAAGATGTTTTAAAAAGCAAAGGACAAACTGTAGCAGTTTTTAGTAAGGCTATGGAAAAATCTGAATCTATACAAGGGGTTCCTATTTTAAGGGAAGTTTCTCTAATGTTTAGCATGGTGGTAGATTATATGCAAGGTAAGTACAAAGAGGTTCCTCTTGGCACAATTATTGGCATTACTGCTGCTGTAATTTATTTTGTTTCCCCAGTAGACGTAATACCAGATTTTATTCCAGTTATAGGACAGGCAGATGATGTAGCTGTTATTACATGGGCAATAAAGCATGCTCGTAAAGATTTAGAAGCATATGCAGAATGGAAGAACAATCAAAAGACCAGTGCATAA
- a CDS encoding signal peptidase I → MKKTVFSLIIIFVILVGVIYNLSPLKTNVIVSGSMEPVLMTNSLVFTNTDISFDDIEKGDIICYNNVNIERNIMHRVYQVSYIDGEKIIMTKGDNLGAPDPWTVKESDYKGKIVGGINIVKPLLDCLYGNVLELNTTELRIKVFAMSAILVGLCTVGIISFKKRNGGFKYESK, encoded by the coding sequence ATGAAAAAGACAGTGTTCAGTCTGATAATAATTTTTGTAATATTAGTAGGGGTTATATATAATCTTTCCCCACTTAAAACAAATGTAATTGTATCTGGTTCTATGGAGCCTGTTTTAATGACAAATTCGCTAGTTTTCACAAATACAGATATAAGTTTTGATGATATAGAAAAAGGTGACATTATTTGCTATAATAACGTAAATATTGAAAGAAATATCATGCATCGTGTTTATCAGGTTTCGTATATAGATGGGGAAAAAATAATAATGACAAAAGGTGATAATTTAGGAGCACCTGACCCTTGGACCGTAAAAGAATCAGATTATAAGGGTAAAATTGTAGGTGGTATTAATATTGTAAAACCATTGTTAGATTGTTTATATGGAAATGTTTTAGAATTAAATACCACAGAGTTACGTATAAAAGTATTTGCTATGTCAGCTATTTTAGTCGGGTTGTGTACTGTTGGAATTATAAGTTTTAAAAAGAGAAATGGAGGGTTTAAATATGAGAGCAAGTAA
- a CDS encoding helix-turn-helix transcriptional regulator: MEKEFELEYKQIGLKIAYYRKFKGLTQENLAEKLGVATSYVGQIEAPNMYKPISLTTLLRIAQCLDIEPYKLLEF, translated from the coding sequence ATGGAAAAAGAATTTGAATTAGAATATAAACAAATAGGGTTGAAAATAGCCTATTATAGGAAGTTTAAAGGTTTGACACAAGAAAATTTGGCCGAGAAGCTTGGTGTGGCGACCAGTTATGTGGGGCAAATAGAAGCACCAAATATGTACAAACCAATATCACTGACTACTCTGCTAAGAATAGCACAGTGCTTAGATATAGAACCTTACAAGCTACTAGAATTTTAA
- a CDS encoding DUF4314 domain-containing protein, with the protein MGFTRLESIKKIYKPGDRLELIHMEDSYAVPAGTHGTVTGVDDAGNVLMQWDNGSTLSFLPGIDTCKRLGK; encoded by the coding sequence GTGGGTTTTACAAGATTAGAGTCTATAAAAAAGATATACAAGCCTGGAGACAGGTTGGAGTTGATACATATGGAAGATTCCTATGCTGTGCCTGCAGGTACACATGGAACAGTTACAGGTGTGGACGATGCAGGTAATGTCTTAATGCAGTGGGATAATGGCAGCACCTTATCTTTCCTACCAGGAATAGATACTTGTAAAAGGCTAGGTAAATAA
- a CDS encoding S-layer homology domain-containing protein, whose product MRASNEICVEFTHGRKSKCKTEFKGVVSKVLLSALVMSVAVGSLSVNAYAAEITNTNVNTGVIYSENYMSVSEAVTALRNTIEAIEFLKSEGMVTDESLQSLAVCVDSLQKVANEGTTEIESLLTRAETVIKDVKSSETAKVQIAIDLARDGLFGTSIEVQNAQATKSFPDVLTTDWFYKTVTELVGMGAINGYTDGTFGPKKNISYAEYLTILIKTTEPDGDYTASPGDTWYTGTVKAAYESNILKNGEITDFTQPITRGDAAKFTERAVQQILGESSLDTTNIENLIKDYSVIQGTSNEYYILQQYAKGIVVGNTEGKFNPNSKLTRAEASTIILRTVKPEGRRDMSKVEIPGAIVVDNELVITEGAYAGRMRTNPSTEYDLQALQSARFYREGGKLYVSIDLPTLPEGFKWNWGVGAYTKDGEYVFSTYTQDTEGKVGKQVVNVFSEYEDKTINDINVTTLSVSVINNERQSMVSHKLSTDAKGQVLRQSSVSTSDASWEKFDTGNIFKW is encoded by the coding sequence ATGAGAGCAAGTAATGAAATATGTGTGGAATTTACACATGGTAGAAAATCTAAATGTAAAACAGAGTTTAAGGGTGTGGTGAGCAAGGTCCTATTGAGTGCTTTGGTAATGTCTGTAGCTGTGGGTAGTTTATCGGTAAATGCTTATGCAGCCGAGATTACTAACACAAATGTAAACACAGGGGTTATATACAGTGAAAATTATATGTCGGTTAGTGAAGCTGTTACAGCTTTAAGAAATACCATAGAAGCAATAGAATTTCTAAAGTCCGAAGGAATGGTAACAGATGAGTCCTTACAGAGTTTAGCTGTCTGTGTGGATAGCCTACAAAAGGTTGCAAATGAGGGTACAACAGAAATTGAGAGCCTTTTAACTAGAGCAGAGACTGTAATAAAAGATGTTAAATCGTCTGAAACAGCAAAAGTTCAGATAGCAATAGATTTAGCAAGAGATGGTTTGTTTGGAACGTCCATTGAGGTTCAAAATGCACAGGCTACAAAATCATTCCCTGATGTATTAACAACAGATTGGTTTTATAAAACAGTAACAGAGCTAGTTGGTATGGGTGCAATTAATGGTTATACTGATGGAACATTTGGACCAAAGAAGAATATAAGCTATGCAGAATACTTAACGATTTTAATTAAAACTACAGAGCCTGATGGTGATTATACAGCCTCTCCGGGTGATACGTGGTATACAGGTACAGTAAAGGCAGCCTATGAATCAAATATCTTAAAGAATGGTGAAATTACAGATTTTACACAACCTATCACTCGTGGTGATGCTGCAAAATTTACAGAAAGAGCAGTACAACAGATTTTGGGTGAAAGTTCTTTAGATACCACAAATATTGAAAATCTAATAAAGGATTATTCTGTAATTCAAGGTACATCGAATGAGTATTATATACTTCAGCAATATGCAAAAGGTATTGTAGTAGGTAATACTGAGGGTAAATTTAATCCTAATTCTAAGTTAACAAGAGCTGAAGCATCTACAATCATATTAAGAACTGTGAAGCCTGAGGGTCGTAGGGATATGTCTAAGGTAGAGATACCAGGAGCAATTGTAGTAGATAATGAGTTGGTTATCACAGAGGGTGCTTATGCAGGTCGTATGAGAACAAACCCTTCAACAGAGTATGATTTACAAGCATTACAATCAGCTAGGTTTTACAGAGAGGGTGGTAAGTTGTATGTTAGTATAGACCTTCCCACCTTACCTGAGGGTTTTAAATGGAATTGGGGAGTAGGGGCTTACACTAAAGATGGTGAGTATGTGTTTTCAACCTATACTCAAGATACAGAGGGTAAGGTAGGAAAACAGGTTGTTAATGTTTTCAGTGAGTATGAAGATAAGACTATTAATGATATAAACGTAACCACTTTATCTGTATCAGTAATAAATAATGAAAGACAGTCTATGGTTTCTCATAAACTTTCAACAGATGCAAAGGGTCAAGTTTTAAGACAATCAAGTGTTTCAACTTCTGATGCATCTTGGGAGAAGTTTGATACAGGCAATATTTTTAAATGGTAA
- a CDS encoding leucine-rich repeat protein, with the protein MRKTMQILFGSLILMFCLSVNVFAATTEYDISPNGDGSSIGIFDDVTKTLTIRKISGSGATKDYTQTYISGTGNAAQTPWGNISYQVTKIVVEEGITELGNNLFAQTYSMGSLLYFENVEEIVLPSTLTRIGDSCFSMGNTRNPKLTSITVPAAVQTIGKNAFQYQKAVAILEFETGSKLTSIGNYAFCGLSAVSTIKLPSSVRSIGANAFESSNANIELNEGLLEIDGGAFKGSGFESIVLPATITTISNGTSSNNIFANCKKLKVVTNLSKVNQSVGTGTYDYIQASPTFYLYSANSNFLSIVQKGATDTQTIYLDEPVLSGTLDNGITWTYDPNTKILTFEGEGEIPSYTAGSQPWYSASYAYGIGGISFGSVSGIGSGAFSGLSFGAASPLFWGQHESLGSVLSGQTGLPVSYQGTTPTGESETEDKTGIWNFVDEQEVIFPDVKPRIQNGEILSPLRFIFQDLGATVIWNQDNHYAVIRKEENGKKVEIVIKPNSTSMWVNGNEYTNEEIGLDATVLIENGRLLLPGRAIIKAWETVQFKASRPSATVYEDFYYKTSEAVEGGDDKLQDIPVIDEWQEDGVVITPENEEEVINGDTTSEYTTPIILNAEASNFEVVVPILFDVNMLSTGEILMGSDYFMINNCAMGGSIIVGIQITPAYGFAIADYNTDFKNSKANANTFGISINSQPVPTSGVVPLNDSLKEVIRNKESKEIVIDIKLPAQDKAFRGSIAAVVFTVDFDKV; encoded by the coding sequence ATGAGAAAAACGATGCAAATATTATTTGGTTCATTGATTTTAATGTTTTGTTTATCTGTTAATGTTTTTGCAGCTACAACAGAATACGACATATCTCCAAATGGGGATGGTTCTTCAATAGGTATTTTTGATGATGTAACTAAAACATTAACGATAAGAAAAATAAGTGGTTCAGGAGCAACTAAGGATTATACACAAACATATATAAGTGGTACAGGAAATGCCGCTCAAACACCCTGGGGAAACATATCTTATCAAGTCACAAAAATAGTTGTTGAGGAAGGAATAACAGAGTTAGGTAATAATTTATTTGCTCAAACCTACTCTATGGGGTCATTGTTATACTTTGAAAATGTTGAAGAAATAGTGTTACCTTCAACATTGACACGTATAGGTGATTCTTGTTTTTCTATGGGTAACACAAGAAACCCTAAATTAACTTCTATTACAGTACCTGCTGCTGTCCAGACGATAGGCAAAAATGCTTTTCAGTATCAGAAAGCGGTTGCAATTTTAGAATTTGAGACGGGTAGTAAATTAACATCCATAGGTAATTATGCTTTTTGCGGTTTATCTGCTGTAAGTACAATTAAATTACCTTCATCAGTTCGTAGTATAGGTGCAAATGCTTTTGAGAGCAGTAATGCAAATATAGAGTTAAATGAGGGTTTGCTAGAAATAGACGGCGGTGCATTTAAAGGAAGTGGGTTTGAAAGTATAGTTTTACCTGCAACGATAACTACGATTAGCAATGGTACTAGTAGTAATAATATTTTTGCGAATTGTAAAAAGCTAAAAGTAGTTACTAATTTATCTAAGGTTAATCAGTCAGTGGGTACTGGAACTTATGACTATATACAAGCAAGTCCAACATTTTATTTGTATAGCGCCAATAGTAACTTTCTTTCCATAGTTCAGAAAGGTGCAACCGATACTCAAACAATTTACTTAGACGAACCAGTCTTATCAGGAACTTTAGATAATGGTATAACATGGACCTATGACCCTAATACAAAAATCCTTACTTTTGAAGGTGAAGGAGAGATACCTTCTTACACAGCCGGTTCTCAGCCTTGGTATAGTGCTTCTTATGCTTATGGTATAGGTGGTATTAGTTTTGGTTCTGTATCGGGTATAGGTAGTGGTGCTTTCTCAGGCTTGTCATTTGGTGCAGCTTCCCCTTTATTTTGGGGTCAACATGAGTCATTAGGCAGTGTCTTAAGTGGGCAAACAGGACTTCCTGTGTCTTATCAAGGTACAACCCCTACAGGTGAGAGTGAGACAGAAGATAAAACGGGTATTTGGAACTTTGTGGATGAGCAAGAAGTAATATTTCCTGACGTGAAACCTCGTATTCAAAATGGAGAAATTCTATCCCCATTAAGGTTCATATTTCAAGATTTGGGAGCAACAGTTATTTGGAATCAAGATAATCATTATGCAGTTATAAGAAAAGAAGAAAACGGTAAAAAGGTTGAAATTGTTATAAAACCTAATTCCACTTCTATGTGGGTCAATGGTAATGAGTACACCAATGAAGAGATAGGGTTAGATGCAACAGTTCTAATAGAAAATGGACGATTGCTCTTACCTGGTCGAGCAATCATTAAGGCATGGGAAACCGTTCAATTTAAAGCTTCCAGACCTTCAGCAACAGTTTACGAAGATTTTTATTATAAGACTTCAGAAGCTGTTGAGGGTGGGGACGATAAATTACAAGATATTCCTGTAATAGACGAATGGCAGGAAGACGGTGTTGTAATTACACCTGAAAATGAGGAAGAAGTGATAAATGGAGATACAACCTCAGAATATACCACTCCAATTATTTTAAATGCAGAAGCAAGCAATTTTGAAGTTGTAGTACCTATTCTGTTTGATGTTAATATGTTAAGCACAGGTGAAATACTTATGGGTTCGGATTACTTTATGATTAACAATTGTGCTATGGGTGGTTCTATAATCGTAGGAATTCAAATAACTCCTGCTTATGGATTTGCAATTGCTGACTACAATACTGATTTCAAGAATAGTAAAGCAAATGCAAACACTTTTGGTATAAGTATTAATTCCCAGCCAGTGCCTACAAGCGGTGTTGTACCTTTGAATGATAGTTTAAAAGAAGTAATAAGAAATAAAGAATCAAAAGAGATAGTTATTGATATAAAACTACCTGCACAGGATAAAGCCTTTAGAGGTAGTATTGCAGCGGTAGTATTCACAGTTGATTTTGATAAAGTGTAA
- a CDS encoding 5' nucleotidase, NT5C type codes for MREYDNELINNNIENFKNLSLKPNDVDIYFDMDNTLCLFSPFGDVESSCRVMYQKGFYRELLCFPEAPSVLYNLQGIGFNVKILSSCIDSPYCRPEKLSWINYHLPFVEDKNILLLPVGQSKSNLIPNPERSILVDDYHANITDIYKHGGIGVKKTFSGKERPIPQVSSLVDIFSVLHNLNCL; via the coding sequence TTGAGAGAGTATGATAATGAACTAATAAATAACAATATAGAAAACTTTAAGAATTTAAGCTTAAAACCTAATGATGTTGATATTTATTTTGATATGGACAATACACTTTGTTTATTTTCTCCTTTTGGAGATGTAGAGTCAAGCTGTAGGGTAATGTATCAAAAGGGTTTTTATAGAGAATTGTTATGTTTCCCTGAGGCTCCTTCAGTTCTGTATAACTTACAAGGTATAGGGTTTAATGTAAAAATCTTATCTTCTTGTATAGACAGTCCATACTGTAGACCTGAAAAACTATCTTGGATAAATTATCACCTACCTTTTGTAGAAGATAAAAATATCTTGTTGCTGCCTGTGGGACAATCTAAATCAAATTTAATCCCAAACCCAGAGCGGTCTATTTTGGTAGATGACTACCATGCGAATATTACAGATATCTATAAGCATGGGGGTATAGGAGTTAAAAAGACATTCTCAGGAAAAGAAAGACCAATCCCACAGGTTTCAAGTTTGGTGGATATTTTTAGTGTTTTACATAATTTAAATTGTTTATAA